The Amycolatopsis jiangsuensis nucleotide sequence AGCAGGTCGTCCCACAGCAGGTTGATGCCGAGCACGAGGAGCACGATCAGGCTCGCCGGCAGGAACACCGACCAGGGTGCCGTGGCGAGCCCGTCCTTGTTGGCAGCCACCGAAACCGCCCAGTCCGGCGAAGCCGGGTCGAACCCGAGCCCGAGGAAGTTCGCCGACGAGAGGAAGTAGATCGCCGCCGCGATGCGCACGCCGAGGTCCGCGGCGACCGGCCGGGAGAGTTCCCGCAACGCGTACCGGCCGTAACGGTGCCAGCGGGACTCGCCCTGCATGCGTAAGGCGTCCATCACGGGGCCCTGCACGACAGCACGCGCCGCCATCCGCACGAAACGCGCGATCGGGGCGACCAACGCCAGCCCCACCGCCGCCGCGATCGCCACTGCGGATCCGTTGGTGCGCACTGCCGCGACGATGATGATCAGCAGCGACGGCAGGCACAGCAGCACATCCAGCGGTCGCATCAGCAGGTCTTCCAGCCAGGGCCGCTCCGTCGCGGCAGCGAGCATGCCCAGGCCGAATCCGACGACGTAGGCGCACAGCACCGTCGTCACGGTGACCAGCAGCAGGGGACGGCCGCCGTCGAGTGCTGCCGCCAGTACGTCGCGGCCGAGCCGGTCGGTGCCGAAGGGCGACCACGTCGAGGGCCCGAACGGGGCTTGCCTGCCGGCCGGTGCGAGGTCCGCCAGGAACGGCCCGACGAACGCGAACAGCACCGGGACGGCGACCAGGATCACGCGGAGCGCGCGCTTCACGACCGGCCCCGCCGGGGCACCATCCGCTGACCGGCGAGATCGATCAGCGTGTTCACCGCGATCGCCACCACACCGGTGATCAGCACGATGGCCAGGATGACCGGCTGGTCGCGGTCCCCGATCGCCTCGATGAGCGTGGACGCGATCCCGGGCAGCGCGAACACCGCCTCGACGATCAGCACCCCGGACAGCAGGCCGTCGCCGGTGCGGCCGAGTTCCTGCAAAGCCGGGCCGAGTGCGTTGGGTGCGACGTGCCGCAGCAGCAAAGACGCGCGGCCCACGCCGAAACGCCGCGCCTGCCGGATGTAGGGCTGGTCCAGTACGTCGATCACCCCGGCACGGACGAGCCGCACGATCGGCGCGGCCACCCTGGCCACCATCACGGTGAGCGGCAGGACCAGGTAACCCGGTTCGGCAAGCATTCCCGAAAGATCGACGCCGAGGAAGGTCGCCGGGAACAGCCGCAGCCGGACCGCCAGGTAGGCCACCGCCAGCACGGAGAGCACGAAATCCGGGATCGAGTCGAGGACCACGCTCACCGTGGTGATCACGCGGTCGCGCACCGAACCCGGACGCAGGCCGGCGGCGAATCCCGCGCATCCGGCCACCGGCAGCAGGACGAGGGTGGTCAGCGCCGCCATCAGCCCGGTCACCGCGAACGGTTCGCCGATCACCCGGGCCACCGGTTCGCCGCCCGCATACGACGTGCCGAGATCGCCGGTGAGCACGTGCCCGAGCCAGCGCAGGAACCGGGTGACCGGAGCGAGATCGAGCCCGAGCAGCTGCCGCGTCTGCGTCCGCTGCTGCTCGCTGAACCATTCGCCGGCCCGTGCGTCGGCGGCATCGCCGGGCAGCAGCAGGGACAACCCGAACACCAGCACGAGCAGGAGCAGCACCTGCCCGGCGCCCAGGACGAGCCGGCGCAAGGCGAAACGGGTCAGCACGGCGGTCAGCGAGACCCGGCGGTCATCGGGCCACCTTGTCGAACCGCGCCCAGTTCAGCGCGTTGGGCACGCCGGCCGGAATGCCGCGGTAGCCGGCGGCCGCGGCGCTGTTCCACGACGAGATGCCCCAGAACACGAATCCGCCACGGTCGTGAAGGATCTCGTGCATCCGGTGGTAGAGCGCGGCGCGTTCCGGCTCGGAGGCCGTGGCCAGTGCCTGGCCGTACAGCGCGTCGAACTCCGGATCGTGCCAGTTGGTGCGGTTCTGCGGCGAACCGGTGAGCAGCCGGGACGCGAAGTGGTTGGGAATCGACAGCGGTCCCGACTGGCCCATGGTCAACTGCCCGGTCTTGAGTGCCTCGGCGTAGTAGGTGTCCCCGGAGCCGACCCGCACCCGTACCGTGACACCGCTCTGTTTCGCCTGCTCCGCGAACAGGTTCGCGGCCTCGACGAAGCCGGTGGCGGCGGGCGCGGTGAACAGGTCGATGGTTAGGTTCGGCACTCCGGCCTTGCGCAGCAAGGCTTTCGCCGCGTCCGGGTCGAAGGTGTGCTGCGGAAGCTCGGCGTAGTACTGGAACCCCTTGCCGAACACGTCGTTGGAGATTTCGCCGTCGCCCTGCAGGGCCACCTTCACCAGTTCCTCGCGGTCCACCATCCGCATCAGCGCACGCCGGACGTCCGCGTTGTCGAACGGCGGCCGGTCGGTCTTCATCGCGAAGTAGTAGATCCCGCTGTTCGGCGTCGCCTGGACGCGAAGATTCCCGTCGCCGCGCATCTGCTTCGCCGCGGCCGGCGTGAGATCGTCGGCGAAATCGGCCTGCCCGCTGCGCACAGCGGCGGTGCGGGCGTCGTTCTCCGCGCTGAGGATACGCAGACGGCCGATCCGCGGTGCCCCGTCCCAGTAGCCGTCGTAGGAAGTGGCCACCATTTCCCGGCCCGGCCGGAAGGAGTCGAACCGGAACGGTCCGGTGCCGACCGGACGGCGGAAGTCCCGGGTGCCGGCGCGGATGATCCGCGTGCCGTAGGCCGCGAGTGCGGTACGGAACTCGAACGACGGGCGGTGCAGGGCGATCTCGGCGGTGCGCTCGTCGACCTCGCGGGACTGCCCGAGGTCGACCAGGTCCAGCGTCGTGGCGGCGATGAACGGCTGCTGTCCGGCCGGGCCGAGGATCCGGGAGAGGGTGTGGAGCACGTCGGCGGAGGTGACTTTCGCCCCGTCGTGCCAGCGCGCGTCCCGCAGGGTGATGCGCCACCGGGTGCCGTCGGCGTTCGGCTCGGCGGCGGTGGCGAGACGTGGCACCGGGCGCATGGCGTCATCGACTTCGAACAGCCCGTCGTACAACGCCTTCAGCCGCGCCTCGTCGATGAACAGGTGGCTGGTGCCCGGATCGAGGCTTTCGTCGGCACCCGATCCCTTGAACACCGCGGAGAACGTGTCGACGCCACTGCCGGAGGCATCGGCGCAGCCGCTCGCCAGCGCACCCACCGCGAGGCCGGTACCCAGCAGGAACCCACGCCTGCTGAGCGGCGAGCGGGCCGCCGCGCCCGGGCTTTCCACCATTGTCGGACTTCCTAACCGTTCAGGACACAGTCGCCGCACTTCGGCCCGGCACGGTCCGGCGCGGCACGATAGATCAGGCAGCAGCTGTTCCGGCGGAACCGGCCGCCGGTGCGGGTGGCCGCACCGGCCAGCGGCGGAAGGACCTCGAGCGCACCGAGCAGCGCCGAAACCGCGTCCGTCCACTCCGGACGCTCAGCACGGAGTACGGTGGCCGCGCCGTTCAGCGCGGACGCGAGATTCCCCCGGCGCACGGTGGCGGCCAGGGAGAACTCCCCGACGGCCCGGTCCAGCCGGGCCAGGGGGCCGTGCAGAACCCGCTCACGGAAGGCGGCGACCACTTCGGACGGAGCGAGCGGCGCGGGATTTTCCGCCAGGGACAACGGGATCGCGCCACCCACCACCGGCTGCCACCAGGCACCGGCGAAGTCCGGCACGATCGCGTGCCCGGCCGCCAGCGCCAGTGCCGGCGAGCAGAGCCGGGCGGCCAGTCCCAGATGCGCGACCGAGGCGGCGACCCGCCCTTCCACCCGGCCGCCGCCGGCCGCGAGCACGTCCCGGACCTGCTCGACCCGGTGCCGCAGCACGGGTCCGTCGTCGAGCACCTCGGCCAGTGGACGCCACGGCGCGGGCGGCCTGGCATCAGGCGGATGCGTTTCGGCGGCGAAAAAGGGGCCCAGCCCGGAAAGAGGGTTCACGCCTCGGCGACAGCCCGCACCGGAGCGTCCCGCCGCAGCACGCGTTCGGCGAGCGGACCGAACACGAGCGCGATCGTGGTCCACAGGATCACCTGGGCCAGCACGGAGTACAGCCGGAACTCCGCCAGCGTGTCCGCGGGGAATCCCGGGTACACGATCCGGCCGGCCGGATCCCGCAGCGGCAGCGGTGTTTCACTGCCGGCTGCGCCGGACAGCTCGCCGAGCGAGGGCAGCACCGCCATCAGGATCGCCGAGAGCACCACGAATGCGGCGCCGGCGACCAGCGTCGCGTTCCAGGTGCCCAGCCGCGGCGCGAGCCGCCGCCCCACGAGCAGCGCCGCCACCAGGAACAGCACCGACGCGGCGACCATCAGCAGGTACAGGCCGGTCCGGGCGCCGATCGTGCCCGGGTGGCCGACCGCAGGCGGATTGGCCGGGTACTTGAGGAACGGAACCAGGTACAGGGTCAGGAATCCGGCACCGGCGATCAGCGTGGCGAGTGCCCGCGCGCGGATCCGGCCGGTGCGGCCGAGCAGCACGGTGTAGACCACCGCGAACAATGCGCCCATGGCGACCCCGAAGAGCACCATGCCGACGCCGATCCCGAGGTTGCCCTGGACGGCCCGGCTGAAGACTTCCGGGCCTTCGGTCTCGACCGGCAGCCCGGCGGCTTTGTCGAGCGCGGCCTGGGCTTCGTCGCGGCCGGCCTCGTAGTCGATGGCGGACTGCACGAGCGGTTCGGCGAAGACCCGCGCGAAAACGAACGCGAGCAGTCCGCCGAGTGCGCCGGCGAGCAGGCCGCGCAGGATGAGGGTGCGTTCCATGTGCCGGGTCAGTGGCAGGGGAAGCCGAGGAGGTGCCGGGCGTCGTGGACGAACTCGTGCACGTGCGTGTCACTGCCGAACACCGACACCGCGCCCTGGTCGACCCCGACGAAGTAGTACAGCAGCAGCGCCGCGAGCACGGTGAGGCCCAGCCACAGCACGGCTTTCGAGACGGGCAGGACGACCGGCGTGGAACGCTCGGCCGGAATGCTGGTCATGGTGTTCTCCTTCGGGATGACGCGTCCCCTGCGGGTGGAACAAACGGCGGCTCCTCGACCTGACTCGCCCTCCGGGGAGGACTCACAGTGGCGCGACCGTGCCGGATTCTCACCGGCTTCGGGAAACCGCCGCGCGTGCTGAACCGTACGACCAGCCACCCCGGCAGTCAATCGCCCGGCGGGTGGCCGGTGTCACCGTGCTCGGCCGGCCGGTCCCCCGCGTTGACAGCCGGACCGGATCCAGTGCTAACGTACTTTTACTAGTTAAGTAGTTAAATAGGGAGGGGACATGACCGCCTCGGACAGCCGCCGGATCGTCCACCGTGTCACGGCCGGCGCGGCGGTGACCGCGACCGCGGCACTCGCACTGGCCGGCACCGCGTTCGCCGGGCAGGCCACCTCCGGTGGGGGTGCGGACGTGACGCCGTTGCGCGTGCACTCCGCCGGCTACCCGCTCGAAGTCCGGCTGAGCACTGCGGCAGGCGACGGCTACTCCAGTGCGCAGCAGCCGGACAGCGTCCGCGACTACCCGACGCCGCCGAACACGTGGAGCACCGTCACGTTCTTCAGCGACGGAGAGCCGATCATCGGCTACGCCCCGATCGACGCCGGGACGAGCCTCACCTGCACCGCCGGCGGCAGCGCGGCCGAGCCGCAAGTGACCTGCGAGTACTGAGCGTCACCGACGCTCTATCCTGACCACGGAACGGAACAAGGGGACATGACCGGGGACATGACACAGCGCGAGAGCCGGCCCGCACTGCGGGCCGACCGGCTGGGCAAGCGCTACCGGAGAGGCTGGGCGCTGCGGGACTGCACGCTGGCCGTGCCGTCCGGGCGGGTGGTGGGCCTGGTCGGCCCGAACGGGGCGGGCAAGAGCACCTTCCTCGGCCTGCTCACCGGCCTGCTGCAGCCCACCGAAGGACAGGTCGAGGTCGCTGGTGCCCGCCCGTCCGGCCGGCAACCCGATCACCGGGTTTCCTTCCTGTCCCAGGAGAAACCGCTCTACCCGCAGTTCACTGTGGAGGATCAGCTGCGGTTCGGCCGGTCGGCCAACCCGCAGTGGGACCAGGCGCACGCGGAGCACTACCTAACCCGCGGACGCGTCCCGGCCGGTGCGCGGATCGGCACGCTCTCCGGTGGCCAGCGCACCTGGGTCGCGCTCGCGGTGGCGCTCGGTACGCACCCGGAGCTGGTGCTGCTGGACGAACCGCTGGCCGACCTCGACCCGGTGGCGCGTGGTTCGGTGCTCGCCGCGCTGGCCGAGGAGCGGCAACGGCACGGCACCACCATCGTGCTGTCCTCGCACGTCCTGGCCGAACTCGAAGAGGTGTGCGACCACCTGCTGCTGTTCGCCGGCGGGCAGGTCCGGCTGGCCGGCGACGTCCGGGACCTGATCGCCGGGCACACCGTGCTGTCCGGCCCGCTCGGTGGGCCGATCCCGGTCCCCGCCCGCACCGTGGTGGACGCGACACGCGGCGACCGGGGCACGCACCTGCTCGTCACGGCCGGTGCCGGTGCCGGTGCCGATCCGGTCTGGCACGGCCGTCCGCCCACGTTGACCCAGCTCGCTCTCGGATACCTGCGCGCCGCGCACGAGGAGGTGGCCGCATGATCTGGGTGGCCTGGCGCCAGCAGCGCGCCCAAGTGATCGTCCTGCTCGCTCTGCTCGTGGCCGGCTACGTCACGGTGCTCCTGCTGCACGGGTCGATGCGGGCCGACGTGGCCGCGCTCGGCAGTTGTGCCACCGAAAGCTCGGTGAGCGGCTCGTGCGGATCTCTCGGCTCCGATTTCAAGGACAGCTGGTTCGACCTGATGAAGGTCGGCGAGTTCGTGGTGATCGTGCTGCCGGTGCTGCTCGGCATGTTCTGCGCGGCTCCGCTGATCGCGCGCGAGATCGAGCACGGCACGCACCTGCTGGCCTTCACGCAGTCGGTCGGGCGCACCCGGTGGATGCTGACCAAATTCGCGGTCACCGCGGTGCCGTCACTGCTCCTGGTCCTACTGCTGCAGCAGGCCGTGAAGTCCTGGGTCGACAGTGCGGGCAAGCTGAGTCCCGACGGGTACAGCGAATTCCAGTGGACCACCTTCGGCACATCCGGGGTCGCCCCGCTGTCCTACCTGCTGTTCTGCCTCTCGTTCGGGATGACCATCGGCATACTCACCCGGCGCAGCCTCGTCGCGATGGCCACCACCCTGGCCACCTTCATCGTGCTCCGGGTGCTGCTGGGCCAGTCGCAGGGACTCGTCGGCACCCAGCGGCTGGTGTCCGACGATCCGACCAACTCTCCGGGTCAGCCACAAGGCGCCCAGTACGTGGACAGCGGGTACCTCACCGCGCAGGGGGAAACGCTCGACCGCAAGGCCGCCATGGCGCAGATCGCCCCGTGCGGTTCGCACACGAACGGCACGGTGGTGCCCGGTCTCACCGACTGCTACCGGGACCACGGACTGGCCAAGTACTTCGTCGACGTCCTGCCCGTGTCGGCCGCGCCGACGGTGCACTGGGTCGAGTTCGCGGTGTTCACCGGGCTGGCGGTCCTGTCGCTGCCGGTGGCCCGGTGGGCCCTGCACCGGCGGGTGTGACGCCACGTCTTCCCCGGATGCCGGCCGGGCAGCGGCTATGCTCCCGCAGGTGATCGAGTTCCGGATCGACCGGCGATCTGGGGTCTCCACCTACCTGCAGATCGTCCAGCAGGTCAGACAGGCGCTGCGGCTCGGCCTGCTGAAGCCGGGTGACCGGCTGCCCACCACGCGCGAGGTGGTCGAGGCGATCGCGGTCAACCCGAACACGGTGAACAAGGCCTACCGGGAGCTCGAGCACGAGGGGCTGGCCGAAGGACGGCGCGGGGTCGGCACGTTCATCACGGCCAGTCTCGGCAGCGAGGCCGGCGGGCGGGAGACGCCGCTGCGCCGGGAGCTGGCGGAGTGGATGGACCGCGCGCTGGGCGAGGGTCTCGGTGTGGAGGACATCGACGCGCTGTACCAGGACGTCCGGCGGGACCGGCAGTCGTGAACGGATCGGGCGAGGAAGGACGCGGCATGCTGAGCGTGCGGGGCCTGGGCAGGCGGTTCGGCTCGAAGCGGGCGTTGCGCGACTGCTCGTTCACCCTGCCCGAAGGCCGGGTGAGCGCACTGGTCGGACCGAACGGCGCGGGCAAGAGCACCCTGCTCTCGCTCGTCGCCGGGCTGCTCCTGCCGAGCGAGGGCACGATCACCGTGGCGGACGCCCCGGTGCGCGGCCGGATGCACCCGGA carries:
- a CDS encoding ABC transporter permease gives rise to the protein MKRALRVILVAVPVLFAFVGPFLADLAPAGRQAPFGPSTWSPFGTDRLGRDVLAAALDGGRPLLLVTVTTVLCAYVVGFGLGMLAAATERPWLEDLLMRPLDVLLCLPSLLIIIVAAVRTNGSAVAIAAAVGLALVAPIARFVRMAARAVVQGPVMDALRMQGESRWHRYGRYALRELSRPVAADLGVRIAAAIYFLSSANFLGLGFDPASPDWAVSVAANKDGLATAPWSVFLPASLIVLLVLGINLLWDDLLADPRTLAVRDEMRAARRG
- a CDS encoding (2Fe-2S)-binding protein — protein: MNPLSGLGPFFAAETHPPDARPPAPWRPLAEVLDDGPVLRHRVEQVRDVLAAGGGRVEGRVAASVAHLGLAARLCSPALALAAGHAIVPDFAGAWWQPVVGGAIPLSLAENPAPLAPSEVVAAFRERVLHGPLARLDRAVGEFSLAATVRRGNLASALNGAATVLRAERPEWTDAVSALLGALEVLPPLAGAATRTGGRFRRNSCCLIYRAAPDRAGPKCGDCVLNG
- a CDS encoding ABC transporter permease — protein: MLTRFALRRLVLGAGQVLLLLVLVFGLSLLLPGDAADARAGEWFSEQQRTQTRQLLGLDLAPVTRFLRWLGHVLTGDLGTSYAGGEPVARVIGEPFAVTGLMAALTTLVLLPVAGCAGFAAGLRPGSVRDRVITTVSVVLDSIPDFVLSVLAVAYLAVRLRLFPATFLGVDLSGMLAEPGYLVLPLTVMVARVAAPIVRLVRAGVIDVLDQPYIRQARRFGVGRASLLLRHVAPNALGPALQELGRTGDGLLSGVLIVEAVFALPGIASTLIEAIGDRDQPVILAIVLITGVVAIAVNTLIDLAGQRMVPRRGRS
- a CDS encoding ATP-binding cassette domain-containing protein — translated: MTQRESRPALRADRLGKRYRRGWALRDCTLAVPSGRVVGLVGPNGAGKSTFLGLLTGLLQPTEGQVEVAGARPSGRQPDHRVSFLSQEKPLYPQFTVEDQLRFGRSANPQWDQAHAEHYLTRGRVPAGARIGTLSGGQRTWVALAVALGTHPELVLLDEPLADLDPVARGSVLAALAEERQRHGTTIVLSSHVLAELEEVCDHLLLFAGGQVRLAGDVRDLIAGHTVLSGPLGGPIPVPARTVVDATRGDRGTHLLVTAGAGAGADPVWHGRPPTLTQLALGYLRAAHEEVAA
- a CDS encoding GntR family transcriptional regulator; translated protein: MIEFRIDRRSGVSTYLQIVQQVRQALRLGLLKPGDRLPTTREVVEAIAVNPNTVNKAYRELEHEGLAEGRRGVGTFITASLGSEAGGRETPLRRELAEWMDRALGEGLGVEDIDALYQDVRRDRQS
- a CDS encoding ABC transporter permease, with protein sequence MIWVAWRQQRAQVIVLLALLVAGYVTVLLLHGSMRADVAALGSCATESSVSGSCGSLGSDFKDSWFDLMKVGEFVVIVLPVLLGMFCAAPLIAREIEHGTHLLAFTQSVGRTRWMLTKFAVTAVPSLLLVLLLQQAVKSWVDSAGKLSPDGYSEFQWTTFGTSGVAPLSYLLFCLSFGMTIGILTRRSLVAMATTLATFIVLRVLLGQSQGLVGTQRLVSDDPTNSPGQPQGAQYVDSGYLTAQGETLDRKAAMAQIAPCGSHTNGTVVPGLTDCYRDHGLAKYFVDVLPVSAAPTVHWVEFAVFTGLAVLSLPVARWALHRRV
- a CDS encoding ABC transporter substrate-binding protein — translated: MVESPGAAARSPLSRRGFLLGTGLAVGALASGCADASGSGVDTFSAVFKGSGADESLDPGTSHLFIDEARLKALYDGLFEVDDAMRPVPRLATAAEPNADGTRWRITLRDARWHDGAKVTSADVLHTLSRILGPAGQQPFIAATTLDLVDLGQSREVDERTAEIALHRPSFEFRTALAAYGTRIIRAGTRDFRRPVGTGPFRFDSFRPGREMVATSYDGYWDGAPRIGRLRILSAENDARTAAVRSGQADFADDLTPAAAKQMRGDGNLRVQATPNSGIYYFAMKTDRPPFDNADVRRALMRMVDREELVKVALQGDGEISNDVFGKGFQYYAELPQHTFDPDAAKALLRKAGVPNLTIDLFTAPAATGFVEAANLFAEQAKQSGVTVRVRVGSGDTYYAEALKTGQLTMGQSGPLSIPNHFASRLLTGSPQNRTNWHDPEFDALYGQALATASEPERAALYHRMHEILHDRGGFVFWGISSWNSAAAAGYRGIPAGVPNALNWARFDKVAR
- a CDS encoding CbtA family protein, giving the protein MERTLILRGLLAGALGGLLAFVFARVFAEPLVQSAIDYEAGRDEAQAALDKAAGLPVETEGPEVFSRAVQGNLGIGVGMVLFGVAMGALFAVVYTVLLGRTGRIRARALATLIAGAGFLTLYLVPFLKYPANPPAVGHPGTIGARTGLYLLMVAASVLFLVAALLVGRRLAPRLGTWNATLVAGAAFVVLSAILMAVLPSLGELSGAAGSETPLPLRDPAGRIVYPGFPADTLAEFRLYSVLAQVILWTTIALVFGPLAERVLRRDAPVRAVAEA
- a CDS encoding CbtB domain-containing protein; amino-acid sequence: MTSIPAERSTPVVLPVSKAVLWLGLTVLAALLLYYFVGVDQGAVSVFGSDTHVHEFVHDARHLLGFPCH